The following coding sequences are from one Streptomyces venezuelae window:
- a CDS encoding terminase: MYETIDGNATKKDSRYLAITNAFLPGEDSVAEKMRDAFEKIVEGRAADIGFLYDSVEAHPKTPLTPDAIRIVLPKIRGDAVWLRVETILQSILDTTLSPSRSRRMWLNQIVAEEDALYGPAEWDALRDEAKTLAPGDEIVMGFDGGLRDDSTCLIALRVSDMCAFVLGLWERPDGPSGKDWEVPRAQVDSAVHDAFSTFEVQGFYADVALWESFISEWSETYGEGLAVKAPGKDSIGWDMRSSQKASTLAHERLMRSVFDQKLCHDGDLALRRHALNARRRTNNYGISFGKESKDSPKKVDAYAALMLAHEALFDLRARGKKVRKRTGRGFFL, translated from the coding sequence ATGTATGAGACGATCGACGGAAATGCGACCAAGAAGGACAGTCGCTATCTGGCGATCACTAACGCGTTCCTCCCCGGCGAGGATTCCGTTGCGGAGAAGATGCGCGACGCTTTCGAGAAGATTGTCGAAGGCCGGGCGGCAGATATCGGGTTCCTCTACGACTCCGTAGAGGCTCACCCGAAGACACCGCTGACTCCGGATGCCATCAGGATTGTCCTGCCGAAAATTCGGGGCGACGCTGTATGGCTTCGCGTCGAGACGATTCTTCAAAGCATTCTCGACACCACTCTCTCGCCTTCGCGCAGCCGCCGTATGTGGCTGAACCAGATCGTGGCCGAGGAAGACGCCCTTTACGGCCCGGCCGAGTGGGATGCCCTCCGGGACGAGGCGAAGACGCTGGCCCCCGGCGACGAGATCGTGATGGGGTTCGATGGCGGCCTCCGCGACGACTCGACTTGTCTCATAGCTCTCCGCGTCTCGGACATGTGCGCCTTCGTTCTGGGCCTTTGGGAAAGGCCGGATGGCCCGTCCGGAAAAGATTGGGAAGTTCCCCGTGCCCAGGTCGACAGCGCCGTGCACGACGCCTTCAGCACTTTCGAGGTGCAGGGCTTCTATGCGGACGTTGCCCTCTGGGAGAGCTTCATCTCGGAATGGTCCGAGACGTACGGCGAGGGCCTGGCGGTGAAGGCGCCCGGTAAGGATTCGATCGGCTGGGATATGCGGTCGAGCCAGAAGGCTTCGACGCTCGCGCACGAGCGCCTGATGCGAAGCGTCTTCGACCAAAAGCTGTGCCACGACGGCGACTTGGCACTTCGCCGCCACGCGCTGAACGCGCGTCGGCGCACCAACAACTACGGGATCTCGTTCGGCAAGGAAAGCAAGGACAGTCCGAAGAAGGTCGACGCGTACGCGGCGCTCATGCTCGCGCATGAGGCCCTCTTCGACCTGCGGGCGCGCGGCAAGAAGGTGCGTAAGCGCACCGGTCGCGGCTTTTTCCTTTGA